The Allocoprobacillus halotolerans nucleotide sequence TCCTTTTAAAACTTTCACATTATGTAAATGTTGTTGATGTGGCGCTTTGCCCACATATGTCACTTCAACTGTTGTTGAATCATTACTCATTGTTCCTGTATCAGCACATTGTCCACCCATTTCAGCATAGAACGTTGTCTGATCTAAAATGATTTCACCTTTTTCAGTGATTTCATCACATTTCACACCATCTTCAAATGTCGCAATGACTTTTGCTTGAATTGGTGTAGGTTGATAGATAAATGTTGATGGTTCATCAAAAGCCATTAAATCAGGTTTTTGTGATGACATAGATTCCAAATCACCTCTGGCATTTCTTGCACGTTCCTGTTGTGCTTTCATTTCCGCTTTGAATCCTTCTTCATCAACTTTAAATCCTGATTCCTCAGCAATTTCGACTGTTAATTCTAATGGGAAACCATATGTATCATATAATTTAAAGGCATCTTGACCATTTAATAAATGATCCTCACTTTTTTCAAGCATTTGATTTAATAACTTTTCACCATGAGATAAAGTTCTATGGAAAGCTTCTTCTTCTTTTTTGACTAAACCACTGACATATTCCACTTTTGCTGGTAAATAGTCATAGAAATCTTTCATAATGTTAGCTACGATTCCAACAAGTTCATACATGAAAGAATGATCAATACCAATCTTTTTCCCATAACGAACAGCACGTCTTAAAATTCTTCTTAAAACATATCCACGTCCAGCATTATCAAATAATGCACCATCGCTTAATGCAAAAGTCACTGTACGAATATGATCAGCAATAACACGATAAGCCATTTTATTGTCTTGATAAGGAACTTTGGCTAATTTTTCTGTCGCATGAATAATTGGTAAGAACAAGTCTGTATCAAAGTTTGTTTCACCTTCTTGAATAATGCTGACAAGTCTTTCTAATCCCATTCCTGTATCAATATTTTTTTGTGGCAATTCTTTATAATCTTTTCGATCAATAGCCGGATTACAATCATATTGAGAGAATACAACATTCCATACTTCAATATAACGATCGTTTTCCATTTCTTCAAAAATAATTTTTTACCTAATCCCTCAGGATCATATTTTTCACCACGATCATAAAAAATTTCTGAATCTGGTCCTCCTGGTCCTTCACCAATTTCCCAGAAGTTATCATCTGTTTTTAAAATATGACTTGGATCAACATGACAAACTTCTGTCCAAATACGATAAGCTTCTGTGTCATCTGTATAAACACTGACATATAATTTATCTTTATCAAACCCAATCCATTCTGGGCTTGTTAAAAACTCCCATGCAAAAGAAATCGCTTCTTCTTTAAAATAATCACCAATTGAAAAGTTTCCTAACATTTCAAAGAATGTATGATGTCTAGCAGTTTTTCCAACATTTTCAATATCATTTGTACGAATAGATTTTTGAGCATTTGCAATACGGTTACAAGCTGGTTTTTCTGATCCATCAAAATATTTTTTCAATGCAGCTACACCGGCATTAATCCATAATAACGTTGGATCGTTATGTGGAATTAATGATGCTCCTGGTTCAATCATATGTCCTTTAGATTGAAAGAAATCTAAAAACATTTGACGAACTTGATTTCCTGTTAATTGTTTCATGATTTTTTTCCTCCTTTAATAAAAAAAGCCATTCCTCAAAAGGAACGACTATCATCGCGGTACCATCCTCATTCATAATGAATAATCATTATGCCCTTTGATCGTTAACGCCGATTTACGTTGATGTTTGCATCACTCTTAGAAGGTAGCTTTCTTTATAAGCCTCTAGGAATTTACACCAACCATTCCCTCTCTTAAAGATGACTTGTAAATACTTTTCTTCTGCAACGATTTGACTTTGATATTATAGCGAATTTAAAATCAAAAATCAATACTTCTTCTTATATTCAATATCCACAATACCATTATAAACATAAGTTTTTATCAATGATAATCTTTTTCTTGATCAAAATCTTCAAATAGACGGATTCCCTTTCCGATAAGAGTTGGTATCATAGAAATATGATACTCATCAATCATATTGGCTTGAATTAAAGGTGTAATAAAATGCTGTCCACTACAAATCCATATATCTTTACCTTTTTCCTGTTTCAGTCTATGGACCAATGTCCAGATATATTCAGAAGTCAAAACAACATGTTCTAATGATAAATGAGTCAAAGAAGATAAAACATAAATCTTTAAGCCTTCATGAAACCATTATTGATCTATCTTCTTTTCAATAGTATGAAACGCTTTTTC carries:
- a CDS encoding dihydrofolate reductase family protein, producing MTHLSLEHVVLTSEYIWTLVHRLKQEKGKDIWICSGQHFITPLIQANMIDEYHISMIPTLIGKGIRLFEDFDQEKDYH